One part of the Nostoc sp. PCC 7120 = FACHB-418 genome encodes these proteins:
- a CDS encoding filamentous hemagglutinin N-terminal domain-containing protein, which translates to MKVTFTVFGVIGGMFISVIGSSCVNAQVIPDGTLNTDVSQSANHFTITNGNRVGNNLFHSLQQFSISTNGSAFFDNALDIQNIFSRVTGSSISHIDGLIQANGSANLFLLNPNGIIFGSNARLNIGGSFLGTTADSINFSDGFIFSTTDTTTPSLLTMSVPIGLQMGQNSGSIQVQGQGHNLLHPTNFLAPVTRDPQLGGLRLFPGKTLALLGNGIQLDAGVLIAESGHIELGSMTAGTVHLNTNTPIWKFDYHSGQILSDIYLTRAALIDTSGNPGGSIHLQGKDIHIQNSSSVFIQHQGQQRPGSIKINADLLAMSGALPQKNPSFILSENLGSGYGANIDVSARQLIVQDGGGILSTTYTNGGKGGDITVTAAESIQIIGFSPINFRASGINSPSFPGGGKGGNISIATRDLIVKEGGTITSLVEGGGSGGNIHMTADIISLFGENPGSGGASAIATSTFFGGDGGVITINTRQLILRASGVISASTSDTGNAGDLTIYASESVEVDGSNSVLRDHSRITASGQRFRPRYLQNRGLSAFPSGNGGNLTIISPTIKVSNEGYIAAENIGSGNGGYLQIQTDSLLLEQQGQIRTAAASGQGGSLGLIVGDILLMRHNSLISARAGNNGNGGNITVISPLIVGLENSDIIANAVAGNGGKIQITTQGLLGLEFRDGETSESDITASSQFGVSGTVQINNVGVDPNSGLVELPENVTDPSQQIATGCSNTNSSSFVATGRGGVPQNPTQEVRSDRTWSDTRDISAFQNTPQIQAQTPIQPQIPIQATSWHRNTQGKIELIADKSSVNLQSSLTCTAFHKG; encoded by the coding sequence ATGAAAGTAACTTTTACGGTCTTTGGTGTAATCGGCGGAATGTTCATAAGCGTTATTGGCAGCAGTTGTGTTAACGCTCAAGTTATTCCCGATGGAACTCTCAACACCGATGTTTCTCAAAGTGCTAATCATTTCACTATCACTAATGGCAACCGTGTTGGGAATAATCTGTTTCACAGTTTACAGCAATTCTCAATTTCCACCAATGGCTCTGCTTTCTTCGACAATGCTTTAGATATCCAAAATATTTTTAGTCGTGTGACGGGCAGTAGTATTTCTCATATTGATGGTTTAATTCAAGCTAATGGTAGTGCCAATTTATTTTTACTCAATCCCAATGGAATTATTTTTGGCTCTAATGCCAGGTTAAATATTGGTGGGTCTTTTCTAGGAACGACAGCCGATAGTATTAACTTTAGCGATGGCTTTATCTTTAGTACAACTGATACAACCACACCTTCTTTGCTCACGATGAGCGTACCCATTGGCTTACAGATGGGACAAAATTCAGGTAGCATTCAAGTCCAAGGACAAGGACACAATCTTCTCCACCCCACCAATTTTTTAGCCCCAGTGACTCGTGATCCACAACTTGGTGGTTTGCGCCTGTTTCCAGGGAAAACATTAGCCCTCTTGGGTAATGGTATTCAATTGGATGCAGGGGTGTTAATTGCTGAAAGCGGACATATTGAACTGGGAAGCATGACAGCAGGAACAGTTCATCTCAATACTAATACTCCTATTTGGAAATTTGACTATCATTCTGGTCAAATTTTATCAGATATCTATCTCACTCGCGCTGCTCTCATCGATACAAGTGGTAATCCTGGAGGTTCGATTCATCTTCAAGGAAAAGATATTCACATTCAAAATAGTTCTAGTGTATTTATTCAACATCAAGGACAGCAACGCCCAGGTAGCATCAAAATTAACGCAGATTTATTAGCAATGAGTGGTGCATTGCCGCAAAAAAATCCAAGTTTCATTTTGTCTGAAAATCTGGGTAGTGGATATGGGGCGAATATAGATGTTTCAGCTAGGCAGTTGATTGTGCAGGATGGGGGCGGAATTTTATCCACAACCTATACAAATGGGGGGAAAGGCGGCGATATTACTGTCACTGCCGCAGAATCAATCCAAATTATAGGTTTTTCTCCTATTAATTTTCGTGCTAGTGGCATTAATAGCCCATCTTTCCCAGGAGGAGGAAAGGGTGGAAATATTTCGATCGCCACTAGAGATTTAATTGTGAAAGAAGGGGGAACGATTACATCACTGGTTGAAGGAGGAGGTAGTGGCGGTAATATTCACATGACCGCAGATATAATTTCTCTATTTGGTGAAAATCCAGGATCAGGTGGAGCATCCGCTATTGCTACATCGACCTTTTTCGGGGGAGATGGCGGTGTAATAACTATTAATACCAGACAATTAATACTGAGAGCATCTGGCGTAATTTCTGCTAGCACTTCTGATACTGGTAATGCGGGTGATTTAACTATTTATGCTAGTGAATCTGTGGAAGTTGATGGTTCTAATTCCGTGTTGCGGGATCATAGTCGTATTACTGCATCAGGGCAAAGATTTCGACCCAGGTATTTACAAAATAGAGGTTTGTCAGCATTTCCTAGTGGCAATGGCGGAAATTTAACTATTATCTCTCCCACTATTAAAGTTAGTAATGAGGGCTATATCGCGGCGGAAAATATAGGTAGTGGCAATGGTGGATATTTACAAATTCAAACCGACTCGCTCTTGTTAGAGCAACAAGGTCAAATTAGAACTGCTGCTGCATCCGGGCAAGGCGGTTCTCTAGGACTGATTGTAGGAGATATTCTCCTGATGCGCCACAACAGTCTCATCAGTGCTAGAGCTGGAAATAATGGTAATGGGGGCAACATTACTGTTATTTCTCCCTTAATTGTCGGACTAGAAAACAGTGATATTATTGCCAATGCCGTTGCAGGAAATGGAGGCAAAATTCAAATTACCACTCAAGGTTTATTGGGCTTAGAATTTCGTGATGGCGAAACTTCCGAAAGTGATATTACTGCCAGTTCTCAATTTGGGGTAAGTGGTACAGTTCAAATTAATAATGTCGGTGTTGATCCTAATTCCGGTTTAGTAGAATTACCGGAGAATGTGACTGATCCATCACAGCAAATAGCTACTGGTTGTTCTAATACTAATAGTAGTAGTTTTGTCGCCACTGGTAGGGGTGGTGTGCCGCAAAATCCTACACAGGAAGTGAGGAGCGATCGCACTTGGTCTGATACTCGTGATATATCTGCATTCCAAAACACACCACAAATACAAGCACAAACACCTATACAACCACAAATTCCTATCCAAGCAACTTCTTGGCATCGTAACACCCAAGGCAAAATAGAATTAATTGCCGATAAATCTTCCGTGAATTTACAGTCATCATTAACTTGTACTGCTTTTCATAAAGGCTAA
- a CDS encoding beta strand repeat-containing protein has product MKFAFVGFVILSAICLSAVNNNGVYAQVTSDNTLGTVVDSNYSITNGIQVGNNLFHSFSQFSIPPGSSVSFDNATDIQNIFSRVTGGNISHIDGEISAKGNANLFLINPAGIIFGKNTSLSIGGSFVATTANTIKFADGTEFSATKLSQSPLLTMSVPIGLQLGQNSGKIALQGTGHHLTSQNPLITPYVPTVLETNLAVKSGRTLALVGSSIDLNGGILFAPQGRVELGGVTEGEVTLNRVSQGFNLDYQKTSTFGDIDFTERSLVNVNGINAGSIQVQGRTVSLTDGSVLWVQNRGIQKGGDIYVFASDTLKLSGATTDLKIRTSIINEAVSSGRSGNISVVTPNLSVNNGAVVANRNYKSADSGYINITTSNLNVNGYISTDPSVYAAIGTLTFSTGKAGDVIVATQNLSVLDGGYLGSTTFGLGTSGTVTIDAAHVNVIGATPISIPSIISNTTIGRGGNAGKLRLNTRTLTIKESGSVTTASLGVGNAGDLTVNATESINISGRSPSVPYGSNISSTVGSLTANYYTQLSNVSEIPRGSSGQVTVNTPILKISDEARINTGNYGIGNAGALNINTEMVELNKGFLASFTASGQGGDMNIHTNALILRDQSLIIGTALGSGDGGNIMINSPVIVGFNNSDIMANAVTGRGGNIQITTQGIFGLKFRPQLTPENDITASSQFGVNGTVQVNNVGVDPNSGLVELPANVTDPSQQIATGCSNANNSSFVATGRGGVPQNPTLEVRSDRTWSDIRDISAYRKINEVKAQIPTPPQTLVQATSWHRNTDGKIEIVADKSSAQVQQLLTCAAVSQS; this is encoded by the coding sequence ATGAAATTCGCTTTTGTTGGCTTTGTTATACTGAGTGCAATTTGTTTATCTGCTGTTAATAACAATGGTGTTTATGCACAAGTAACTTCTGATAACACCCTTGGCACTGTTGTGGATAGTAATTACAGCATTACAAACGGCATTCAGGTCGGCAACAATTTATTTCATAGCTTTAGTCAGTTCTCTATTCCCCCAGGTAGTTCTGTATCATTTGACAATGCTACTGATATTCAAAACATTTTTAGTCGGGTGACTGGTGGCAATATTTCTCACATTGATGGTGAAATTAGTGCTAAGGGTAATGCCAACTTGTTTTTAATCAACCCTGCTGGGATTATTTTTGGCAAAAATACCAGTTTGAGTATTGGTGGTTCTTTTGTCGCCACAACTGCCAATACTATTAAATTTGCTGATGGAACAGAATTTAGTGCAACGAAGCTCAGTCAGTCGCCATTGTTAACTATGAGTGTACCAATAGGCTTACAGCTTGGTCAAAACTCAGGAAAGATTGCCTTACAAGGAACTGGACATCATCTGACCTCTCAAAATCCACTGATCACACCCTATGTTCCTACAGTATTAGAGACTAATTTGGCCGTGAAATCGGGACGTACATTAGCACTTGTGGGTTCTTCTATTGACCTGAATGGTGGGATTTTGTTTGCTCCCCAGGGACGAGTTGAACTCGGTGGTGTAACTGAAGGTGAAGTTACACTCAATAGAGTCAGTCAAGGATTTAACCTGGATTATCAAAAAACTTCTACATTTGGTGATATTGATTTTACAGAGCGATCGCTTGTGAATGTCAATGGTATCAATGCAGGTTCTATTCAAGTACAAGGTCGCACAGTTAGCCTCACAGATGGCTCTGTATTATGGGTGCAGAACCGAGGAATTCAAAAGGGTGGAGATATTTATGTGTTCGCCTCTGATACTCTGAAATTATCTGGTGCGACTACTGACTTGAAAATCCGTACCAGCATAATCAACGAGGCCGTCAGCAGTGGTAGGAGTGGTAATATTAGCGTTGTCACACCAAATTTAAGTGTTAACAACGGTGCGGTAGTTGCTAACCGTAATTATAAATCTGCCGATAGTGGTTATATCAACATCACAACCTCTAATTTGAATGTCAATGGTTACATTTCTACCGACCCTTCAGTCTATGCAGCAATTGGAACACTCACATTCTCTACAGGGAAAGCTGGTGATGTGATAGTCGCAACACAGAATTTATCTGTGTTGGATGGTGGTTATCTCGGCTCCACAACTTTTGGACTTGGTACGAGTGGTACAGTTACAATTGATGCCGCTCATGTAAATGTCATTGGAGCAACGCCCATCAGTATTCCTAGTATTATTTCTAACACTACTATTGGACGTGGTGGTAATGCTGGAAAACTGAGACTAAATACTCGCACACTCACAATCAAGGAAAGCGGTAGTGTAACTACTGCCAGTCTTGGAGTAGGTAATGCCGGTGATTTGACTGTCAATGCGACGGAATCCATTAATATAAGTGGTCGATCACCAAGTGTTCCCTATGGTAGTAATATTTCTTCAACTGTTGGCTCTTTGACGGCTAATTATTATACCCAATTATCAAATGTGAGCGAAATTCCCAGAGGCTCTTCCGGACAGGTAACTGTCAATACTCCTATCCTCAAAATTAGTGACGAAGCCAGAATTAATACTGGTAACTATGGAATTGGGAATGCAGGCGCACTGAACATCAATACTGAAATGGTGGAGTTAAATAAGGGGTTTTTAGCGAGTTTTACAGCTTCAGGACAAGGTGGTGATATGAATATCCACACAAACGCGCTCATTCTTCGAGATCAGAGTTTGATTATAGGAACAGCTTTAGGTTCAGGAGATGGTGGCAATATTATGATTAATTCGCCAGTTATTGTCGGATTTAACAACAGTGATATTATGGCTAATGCAGTCACAGGTCGCGGTGGTAACATTCAAATTACAACTCAAGGTATTTTTGGCCTGAAGTTTCGCCCCCAACTGACACCAGAAAACGATATTACTGCCAGTTCACAGTTTGGGGTGAATGGCACAGTACAAGTTAATAATGTTGGTGTTGATCCCAATTCAGGTTTAGTAGAACTACCCGCCAATGTCACCGATCCATCCCAACAAATTGCTACAGGCTGTTCTAATGCTAATAATAGTAGTTTTGTAGCTACAGGACGGGGTGGTGTGCCGCAAAATCCTACTCTGGAAGTGAGGAGCGATCGCACTTGGTCAGACATCCGCGATATCTCTGCATATAGGAAAATCAACGAAGTCAAGGCCCAAATACCAACACCTCCACAAACTCTTGTGCAAGCTACATCTTGGCATCGCAATACTGACGGCAAAATTGAGATAGTTGCAGATAAATCTTCTGCTCAGGTGCAACAACTATTAACCTGTGCTGCGGTGTCTCAAAGTTAA
- a CDS encoding filamentous hemagglutinin N-terminal domain-containing protein has translation MQLNFTGLALIGTIFISAIDNSSVHAQVIPDPTLNTTVTGSNHFTITNGSRVGNNLFHSFSQFSFPINGSAFFNNAADIQNIFSRVTGGTVSNIDGLIRANGSANLFLLNPSGIIFGKNASLKIGGSFVATTAESIKFADGFKFSATSPLDSALLTLSVPIGLQMGSSPSSINVYGSKLAIPARNTFALVGNNLTFDQSTITATDGRVELGSVAANNIVGLSANTTGFSLDFNTVAQFQDINFSNVAKVDTSGNQGGAIALHGQKITLSGSSTITSHTLGTSSGQGILVKASESLELIGRSSLSNTAIATHSQPTARGRGGDITIETPLLSVLNGAQINTRTNGIGDSGNITVKATTVNVIGEAIHAPTKQRFSVSTLASNTMNGSQGRGGNVTIDATQVNIRDGGELRATARGTGDGGNIIVTAKNLSVTGETATGEPAFLTGMSTSIREFATGRGGDIILNVGKLEVLNGPGIRTGTYGEGTSGNIIVNADEVILGGSSSTGVATRFFASTNGNYDFSTDKLISLGQGQGGDITFNVGKLNLLDGGRISTSTETYGKAGNIAIQANSINIAGVSQVPSGQLLYSLDATGPSGLYASSTGPGVAGSVYVTTKDLSLSDRTEIVVSGKGTGNAGNMLIQANYLKLDLASKLRSEANAGEGGNIDLQVRDVLLMRNGSFISAEAVGNGGNIKITAPNIVGLENSDVIANAVQGRGGNIHIATQGIIGLQYRNLLNPREVLTNDITASSQFNVNGTVQINNIGVDPNSGLVELSENLTDPSQQIASGCSNNTGSSFVATGKGGVPQNPMQEMRSDRTWSDIRDISAFHKTELVQVQAQTPKSPELLLQANSWRRNANGKIELTANQSPTQVQTALTCASVPQNKLML, from the coding sequence ATGCAACTAAATTTTACTGGTTTAGCCTTAATTGGCACAATCTTCATATCTGCTATTGATAACAGTAGTGTTCACGCTCAAGTTATTCCTGATCCCACTCTCAACACCACTGTGACTGGTAGTAATCATTTCACCATCACCAATGGTAGCCGGGTAGGTAATAATTTATTTCATAGCTTCAGCCAATTCTCGTTTCCTATCAACGGTTCGGCATTTTTCAACAATGCCGCAGATATACAGAATATTTTTAGTAGAGTAACAGGTGGCACTGTCTCCAACATTGATGGTCTAATTAGAGCCAATGGTAGTGCTAATTTATTTTTGCTCAATCCCAGTGGGATTATTTTTGGCAAAAATGCAAGTTTGAAAATTGGTGGTTCGTTTGTTGCTACTACTGCTGAAAGTATTAAATTTGCTGATGGATTTAAGTTTAGTGCTACAAGTCCACTGGATTCAGCTTTACTCACCTTGAGCGTGCCGATTGGTTTGCAAATGGGCAGCAGTCCCAGTTCAATTAACGTTTATGGGTCAAAATTAGCAATTCCCGCGAGAAACACATTTGCACTAGTAGGAAATAACTTAACTTTTGACCAGAGTACAATTACTGCTACCGATGGCAGAGTTGAATTAGGGAGCGTTGCAGCAAATAATATTGTGGGACTGTCTGCAAACACTACTGGATTCAGCTTAGATTTCAATACTGTGGCTCAGTTCCAAGATATTAACTTTAGCAATGTAGCCAAGGTTGATACCAGTGGAAACCAAGGTGGGGCGATCGCTCTCCATGGGCAAAAAATAACTTTGTCTGGTTCTTCAACTATCACTTCCCACACTTTAGGCACAAGTTCAGGACAAGGTATTCTAGTCAAAGCCTCTGAATCCCTTGAACTTATTGGTCGCTCATCCCTTTCTAACACTGCAATTGCTACTCACTCTCAACCAACAGCTAGGGGACGGGGTGGTGATATAACAATTGAAACACCTCTTCTTAGTGTTTTAAATGGCGCACAAATTAACACCCGTACCAATGGAATTGGAGATTCCGGCAATATTACAGTTAAAGCTACAACTGTTAATGTGATTGGGGAAGCCATCCATGCGCCGACAAAGCAGCGATTTAGCGTCAGTACACTAGCATCTAATACGATGAATGGTTCCCAAGGTCGAGGTGGTAATGTCACGATTGATGCCACCCAAGTCAATATTCGGGACGGTGGTGAATTACGCGCTACTGCTAGAGGAACTGGTGATGGTGGCAATATTATTGTCACAGCCAAGAACTTAAGTGTGACAGGTGAAACTGCAACAGGTGAACCTGCATTTTTGACGGGGATGAGTACCAGTATCCGTGAATTTGCCACAGGTAGGGGTGGAGATATAATTCTCAATGTCGGTAAACTAGAGGTCTTAAACGGCCCTGGTATTCGGACTGGTACTTATGGTGAAGGTACATCAGGTAACATTATTGTTAATGCTGACGAAGTAATTTTGGGTGGCAGTTCGTCAACTGGAGTTGCCACACGATTTTTCGCATCAACAAATGGTAACTACGATTTCTCTACTGACAAACTGATTAGTCTGGGTCAGGGACAAGGTGGCGACATTACTTTTAATGTTGGTAAGCTCAACTTACTGGACGGAGGGCGAATTTCCACCTCAACTGAAACCTATGGTAAAGCCGGAAATATTGCTATTCAAGCCAATTCCATCAATATTGCAGGTGTGAGTCAAGTACCAAGTGGGCAACTGCTTTACTCTCTGGATGCTACTGGCCCAAGTGGGTTGTATGCCTCCTCTACAGGCCCTGGTGTTGCGGGTTCCGTATATGTAACGACAAAAGATTTGAGTCTTAGCGATCGCACCGAAATTGTAGTTAGCGGCAAAGGCACAGGAAATGCCGGCAATATGCTCATTCAGGCTAATTATTTGAAGTTGGATCTAGCTAGCAAACTTCGTTCTGAAGCCAATGCAGGCGAAGGAGGTAATATTGATCTGCAAGTGCGCGATGTCTTACTGATGCGTAATGGCAGTTTCATCAGTGCAGAGGCAGTTGGTAATGGCGGTAATATTAAAATTACAGCCCCAAATATTGTCGGTTTAGAAAACAGTGATGTTATTGCCAATGCCGTCCAAGGAAGGGGCGGTAATATTCATATTGCAACTCAGGGAATCATTGGGTTGCAGTATCGCAATCTTCTCAATCCTAGAGAAGTTTTGACAAATGACATTACTGCTAGTTCCCAATTCAATGTCAATGGCACTGTGCAAATAAATAATATTGGTGTCGATCCAAATTCTGGGTTAGTAGAATTATCAGAAAATCTCACCGACCCATCTCAACAAATCGCTAGTGGTTGTTCTAATAATACTGGTAGTAGCTTTGTTGCCACAGGCAAGGGTGGTGTGCCACAAAATCCTATGCAGGAAATGAGGAGCGATCGCACTTGGTCAGACATCCGCGATATCTCTGCATTCCACAAAACAGAATTAGTACAAGTACAAGCACAAACACCAAAATCTCCAGAATTACTGCTGCAAGCTAATTCCTGGCGACGTAATGCTAACGGCAAAATTGAATTAACTGCCAATCAATCTCCGACTCAGGTACAAACAGCCTTAACCTGTGCATCTGTACCTCAAAATAAATTAATGTTGTAA
- a CDS encoding filamentous hemagglutinin N-terminal domain-containing protein: MKVTSGCFGLIGGILICSTCSSVNAQVIPDSTLNTEVSQSGNDFTIINGNRVGNNLFHSFSQFSIPSKGSALFDNAPDIQNIFSRVTGGSVSNIDGLIQANGTANLFLLNPSGIIFGKDASLNIGGSFIGTTANSIKFADGTEFSGVKTNTTPLLTMSVPIGLQFGGNPGTISVEGTGNNHILNGISPISGLTSTDGLQLSSGKTLALVGGNLVLNGSFLSAPGGRIELGSVNQGDVNINVDSSAFTLSYPRDNYSFGDIQMSRRAIASVRGIIPGAIQVQGKQISLQDGSLVVVQNLGSQTAGDITINATESLQVIGMSSNFQSSSGIVNETLQAGAAGNIAIITPKLTIDRGAIMINRTYSSAPSGNVVVKANEVLVGGIQPGNPSANPIFGVLMAATYGKGQSGDLLLSSDRLSIFGGGNVGTRSFLTGNGGNVKISADTVDISSLNTLPGSYLISLLSANTFGSGNAGNLQLNTRKLSIQDGGLVSVSTVNFGNAGNLTINATESIDVNGIKDPQNPSYIGAIARPLTVFTTSGISNNSNSTAKAGNITINTPQLTVRNQGQVFTQNQILGDAGTLRINANTLHLDNGGSLSASTKAGEGGNINLQLRDVLLMRQGSFINAEAGSNGNGGNININSPNVIGLENSDIIANAVQGNGGNIDITTQGIIGLEFRNTLTPKDDLTNDITASSQFNLNGNVEINNVGVDPNSGLIELPANLSDSSQQIASGCDVNQGSSFVATGRGGIPQNPSQELRSDRTWSDIRDLSAYHTTQPVQAQTPKSPKFLLQATFWRRNAQGKIELVAAKSPSQMQTALTCAAVAEN; the protein is encoded by the coding sequence ATGAAAGTAACTTCTGGTTGCTTTGGTTTAATTGGCGGAATCTTAATATGTTCAACTTGCAGCAGTGTTAATGCCCAAGTCATTCCTGACAGCACTCTCAACACTGAAGTCTCTCAAAGTGGTAATGATTTCACCATTATCAATGGGAATCGCGTCGGGAACAATCTGTTTCACAGTTTCAGTCAATTTTCTATTCCCAGTAAAGGTTCTGCACTCTTCGACAATGCCCCAGATATCCAAAATATTTTTAGCCGTGTGACTGGTGGTAGTGTTTCCAACATTGATGGTTTAATTCAAGCTAACGGTACTGCAAATTTATTTTTACTCAACCCTAGTGGAATCATATTTGGTAAAGATGCCAGTTTGAATATTGGTGGTTCGTTTATTGGTACAACAGCCAATAGTATTAAGTTTGCTGATGGGACAGAATTTAGCGGAGTTAAAACCAATACAACTCCTTTATTGACTATGAGTGTCCCAATCGGATTACAGTTTGGCGGCAATCCAGGAACTATTTCTGTTGAGGGAACAGGAAACAATCACATATTAAATGGTATATCTCCGATTTCGGGATTAACCAGTACCGATGGGTTACAGCTATCATCTGGAAAAACACTAGCTTTGGTTGGTGGTAATCTTGTCCTCAATGGGAGCTTTCTGTCCGCACCAGGAGGACGCATTGAACTGGGAAGCGTCAATCAAGGCGATGTCAATATCAATGTCGATTCTTCAGCATTCACCCTGAGCTATCCTCGTGACAACTATAGCTTTGGTGATATTCAAATGAGCCGACGTGCTATAGCATCTGTGCGTGGCATCATTCCAGGCGCAATACAAGTTCAGGGAAAACAAATCAGTCTTCAAGACGGTTCTTTGGTGGTAGTACAAAATCTCGGTAGCCAGACTGCGGGTGATATTACAATCAATGCCACAGAGTCGTTGCAAGTGATAGGTATGTCCTCAAACTTTCAAAGTTCCAGTGGTATCGTCAATGAAACTCTGCAAGCAGGAGCAGCAGGAAATATTGCTATTATCACCCCAAAACTCACCATTGATCGAGGTGCGATCATGATTAACCGTACCTATAGTTCAGCACCCAGTGGTAATGTCGTAGTTAAAGCCAATGAAGTTTTAGTGGGTGGGATTCAACCGGGGAATCCTAGTGCTAATCCGATATTTGGCGTGCTGATGGCTGCAACTTATGGTAAAGGTCAAAGTGGAGATTTATTGCTTTCTAGCGATCGCCTGTCAATTTTTGGTGGTGGTAATGTCGGTACGAGAAGCTTTCTTACAGGTAATGGTGGCAACGTTAAAATCAGTGCTGACACTGTTGATATATCAAGCTTAAATACCCTCCCAGGGTCTTATTTAATTAGTCTGTTATCAGCTAATACTTTTGGCTCTGGGAATGCTGGCAATCTTCAGCTTAATACGCGCAAACTGTCGATTCAAGATGGCGGTTTAGTTTCAGTTTCGACTGTAAACTTTGGCAACGCTGGCAACCTGACGATTAATGCCACTGAATCAATTGATGTAAATGGAATCAAAGACCCACAAAATCCTAGCTATATTGGAGCGATCGCCCGTCCATTAACTGTGTTTACAACTTCTGGTATCAGTAATAATAGCAACTCTACTGCCAAAGCCGGTAATATCACCATCAATACGCCTCAATTAACCGTTCGCAACCAGGGACAAGTTTTTACCCAAAACCAGATTCTAGGTGATGCCGGCACTTTAAGAATTAACGCAAACACCTTACATCTTGACAATGGTGGTAGTCTTTCGGCATCTACAAAAGCAGGGGAAGGCGGTAACATCAATCTACAACTGCGGGATGTATTATTGATGCGTCAAGGTAGCTTTATCAATGCCGAAGCAGGTAGTAATGGCAATGGTGGCAACATTAACATTAACTCACCCAATGTGATTGGTCTAGAAAATAGCGATATCATTGCCAATGCAGTGCAAGGAAATGGTGGCAATATCGACATCACTACCCAAGGCATTATTGGTCTAGAATTTCGTAACACCCTCACCCCCAAAGATGACCTCACCAATGATATTACCGCCAGTTCTCAATTCAATCTCAACGGCAATGTGGAAATTAATAATGTTGGTGTTGACCCCAATTCTGGTTTAATTGAACTACCAGCAAATCTCAGTGATTCATCTCAACAAATTGCTAGTGGTTGTGATGTCAACCAAGGTAGTAGTTTTGTCGCTACAGGACGGGGTGGGATACCACAAAATCCTTCTCAGGAATTGAGGAGCGATCGCACTTGGTCTGATATCCGCGATCTCTCTGCATACCATACAACACAACCAGTACAGGCCCAAACACCGAAATCCCCAAAATTCCTTTTACAAGCTACTTTCTGGCGACGTAATGCCCAAGGCAAAATAGAGTTGGTTGCAGCTAAATCCCCTTCGCAGATGCAAACAGCCTTAACCTGTGCTGCTGTAGCCGAAAATTAA